One Bradyrhizobium zhanjiangense DNA segment encodes these proteins:
- a CDS encoding tetratricopeptide repeat protein, with amino-acid sequence MFSNRFNRWTAAAIALMGTAFVAVPGAVLAQTPDHPENTAAQFPTRNDLKSLTGAGSYLAARHASVERDAASAAAFYRSALRTDPKNNELLDRAFISSVADGDIDEAVKLAERILTIDKTNRVARLVVGVHDLKLKKYATAQTNINQSIRGPITDLVATLLSGWAAYGAGDAKGGVATIDKLAGPEWYPLFKDLHAGMILELSGKEKDAGTRFERAYKLDDSMLRVTEAYARWLSRNKDSAAATTVYQAFDKKLARHPLIVEGLRETKAGKKMPPLVDSAQAGAAEALYGIGATLTRRGGEDLALVYLQLSLYLQPSHPLALLSLADLYESVKRPQMAIKVYERVPSSSPLKRNAQIQLAIDLDSADRTDEAIKILKGVTSEDSKDLEAIMALGNIERGRKKFGDCGATYSQGIDVLPAGNDKANSVWYYYRGICEERSKQWAKAESDMKKALELQPDQPHVLNYLGYSWIDQGVNLDEGMKMIKRAVEQRPDDGYIVDSLGWAYYRIGNYEEAVKNLERAIDLKPEDPTINDHLGDAYWRVGRTLEAKFQWSHARDLKPEPEELPKIEAKIANGLTDDNSNSSAAQAEKKKDDGKGG; translated from the coding sequence ATGTTTTCGAATCGTTTCAACCGCTGGACTGCTGCCGCCATCGCTCTCATGGGCACCGCGTTCGTCGCGGTCCCCGGCGCGGTCCTGGCGCAGACGCCGGATCACCCGGAAAACACGGCGGCGCAGTTTCCGACCCGGAACGATCTGAAGTCGCTCACCGGCGCCGGCAGCTATCTCGCCGCCCGCCACGCCAGCGTCGAGCGCGACGCAGCCTCCGCCGCCGCGTTCTACCGCTCGGCCCTGCGCACCGATCCGAAGAACAACGAACTGCTCGACCGCGCCTTCATCTCCTCGGTCGCCGACGGCGACATCGACGAGGCCGTCAAGCTCGCCGAGCGCATCCTCACCATCGACAAGACCAACCGCGTCGCGCGGCTCGTCGTCGGCGTGCATGATCTCAAGCTGAAGAAGTATGCGACGGCGCAAACCAACATCAACCAGTCGATCCGCGGTCCGATCACCGATCTCGTCGCCACGCTGCTGTCGGGCTGGGCCGCCTATGGTGCGGGCGACGCCAAGGGCGGTGTCGCCACCATCGACAAGCTGGCCGGTCCGGAATGGTATCCGCTGTTCAAGGACCTCCACGCGGGCATGATCCTCGAGCTCTCCGGCAAGGAGAAGGATGCCGGCACCCGCTTCGAGCGCGCCTACAAGCTCGACGATTCCATGCTGCGCGTCACCGAGGCCTATGCGCGCTGGCTGTCGCGCAACAAGGATTCCGCCGCCGCGACCACCGTGTACCAGGCTTTCGACAAGAAGCTCGCCCGCCATCCGCTGATCGTGGAAGGCCTGCGCGAGACCAAGGCCGGCAAGAAGATGCCGCCGCTGGTCGATTCCGCGCAAGCCGGCGCCGCCGAAGCGCTCTACGGCATCGGCGCCACGCTGACCCGCCGTGGCGGCGAGGATCTGGCGCTGGTCTATCTCCAGCTCTCGCTCTACCTCCAGCCCAGCCATCCGCTGGCGCTGCTCTCGCTCGCCGATCTCTATGAATCGGTGAAGCGGCCGCAGATGGCGATCAAGGTCTACGAGCGCGTGCCCTCGTCCTCGCCGCTCAAGCGCAACGCGCAGATCCAGCTCGCAATTGACCTCGATTCCGCGGACCGCACCGACGAGGCGATCAAGATCCTCAAGGGCGTCACGTCGGAGGATTCCAAGGATCTCGAAGCCATCATGGCGCTCGGCAACATCGAGCGCGGCCGCAAGAAGTTCGGCGATTGCGGTGCGACCTATTCGCAAGGCATCGATGTGCTGCCGGCCGGCAACGACAAGGCCAACAGCGTCTGGTACTACTATCGCGGCATCTGCGAGGAGCGCTCCAAGCAGTGGGCCAAGGCCGAATCCGACATGAAGAAGGCGCTCGAGCTGCAGCCCGATCAGCCGCACGTCCTCAACTATCTCGGCTATTCCTGGATCGACCAGGGCGTGAATCTCGACGAGGGCATGAAGATGATCAAGCGCGCCGTCGAGCAGCGTCCCGACGACGGCTATATCGTGGACTCCCTCGGCTGGGCCTATTACCGCATCGGCAATTACGAGGAGGCGGTGAAGAACCTCGAGCGCGCGATCGATCTCAAGCCCGAGGATCCCACCATCAACGATCACCTCGGCGATGCCTACTGGCGCGTCGGCCGCACGCTGGAAGCAAAGTTCCAGTGGTCGCATGCGCGCGATCTCAAGCCCGAGCCGGAAGAACTGCCGAAGATCGAGGCCAAGATCGCCAACGGGCTGACCGACGACAATTCGAACTCTTCGGCGGCGCAGGCCGAGAAGAAGAAGGACGACGGCAAGGGCGGCTGA
- a CDS encoding electron transfer flavoprotein-ubiquinone oxidoreductase, which translates to MSTEELPPRESMEFDVVIVGAGPSGLSAAIRLKQLNADLNVVVVEKGSEVGAHILSGAVIDPAGLDKLIPDWREDSDCPLKTQVKDDRFYWMTGAGAIKLPGFMMPPLMDNHHCYIGSLGNVCRWLARKAEALGVEIYPGFAAAEVLYDEEGKVKGIATGDMGIGRDGKPKDSFTRGMELLGKYTLFAEGARGSLTKQLINKFALDAKAEPPKFGIGLKEVWQIDAAKHQKGLIQHSFGWPLDMKTGGGSFLYHYDDNLVAVGFVVHLNYDDPYLSPFDEFQRFKTHPSIRGTFEGAKRLAYGARAITEGGYQSVPKLSFPGGALIGCAAGFVNVPRIKGVHNAMGTGMLAAEHVAAAIAAERANDELVEYENAWRTSSVGKDLFLVRNVKPLWSKFGTVLGVALGGFDMWCNTLFGASLFGTQSHRKHDRATLDPAKSHAPKNYPKPDGKITFDKLSSVFLSNTNHEEDQPIHLKVTDMDLQKTSEHDVFAGPSNRYCPAGVYEWIEEGSGPRFQINAQNCVHCKTCDVKDPNGNITWVPPEGGGGPNYEAM; encoded by the coding sequence ATGAGCACCGAAGAACTTCCCCCGCGCGAATCCATGGAATTCGACGTCGTCATCGTCGGCGCCGGCCCCTCCGGCCTGTCGGCTGCGATCCGGCTGAAGCAGCTCAACGCCGATCTCAACGTCGTCGTGGTGGAGAAAGGCTCCGAGGTCGGCGCGCACATTCTTTCCGGCGCCGTGATCGACCCGGCGGGGCTCGACAAGCTGATCCCGGACTGGCGCGAGGATTCGGACTGCCCGCTGAAGACGCAGGTGAAGGACGACCGCTTCTACTGGATGACGGGCGCTGGCGCGATCAAGCTGCCGGGCTTCATGATGCCGCCGCTGATGGACAATCATCACTGCTACATCGGCTCGCTCGGCAATGTCTGCCGCTGGCTGGCGCGCAAGGCCGAGGCACTCGGCGTCGAGATCTATCCGGGCTTTGCGGCGGCCGAAGTGCTCTATGACGAGGAGGGCAAGGTCAAGGGCATCGCCACCGGCGACATGGGCATCGGCCGCGACGGCAAGCCGAAAGATTCCTTCACCCGTGGCATGGAATTGCTCGGCAAGTACACGCTGTTCGCCGAAGGCGCCCGAGGCAGCCTGACCAAGCAACTCATCAACAAATTCGCGCTCGACGCCAAGGCCGAGCCACCCAAGTTCGGCATCGGCCTCAAGGAGGTCTGGCAGATCGATGCCGCCAAGCACCAGAAGGGCTTGATCCAGCATTCCTTCGGCTGGCCGCTCGACATGAAGACCGGCGGCGGCTCGTTCCTCTATCACTATGACGACAATCTTGTCGCCGTCGGCTTCGTCGTGCATCTGAATTACGACGATCCCTATCTGTCACCGTTCGACGAATTCCAGCGCTTCAAGACCCATCCCTCGATCCGCGGCACTTTCGAAGGCGCCAAGCGGCTCGCTTATGGTGCGCGCGCCATCACCGAGGGGGGCTATCAGTCGGTGCCGAAGCTGAGCTTCCCCGGCGGCGCGCTGATCGGCTGCGCGGCCGGCTTCGTCAACGTGCCGCGCATCAAGGGCGTGCACAATGCGATGGGCACCGGCATGCTCGCCGCCGAACATGTCGCGGCCGCGATCGCCGCCGAGCGCGCCAATGACGAGCTCGTCGAATACGAGAATGCCTGGCGCACGTCGTCGGTCGGCAAGGATTTGTTCCTGGTCCGCAACGTCAAGCCGCTGTGGTCGAAGTTCGGCACCGTGCTCGGCGTCGCGCTCGGCGGCTTCGACATGTGGTGCAACACGCTGTTCGGCGCATCGCTGTTCGGCACCCAGTCGCATCGCAAGCATGACCGCGCCACACTCGATCCGGCCAAGAGCCACGCGCCGAAGAACTACCCGAAGCCGGACGGCAAAATCACCTTCGACAAGCTGTCCTCGGTGTTTTTGTCCAACACCAATCACGAAGAAGACCAGCCGATCCATCTGAAGGTCACGGACATGGACCTCCAGAAGACCTCGGAGCACGACGTGTTCGCCGGTCCCTCGAACCGCTATTGCCCGGCCGGCGTCTATGAGTGGATTGAGGAGGGTTCTGGCCCGCGCTTCCAGATCAACGCCCAGAATTGCGTTCACTGCAAAACCTGCGACGTGAAGGACCCCAACGGCAACATCACCTGGGTTCCCCCGGAGGGCGGTGGCGGTCCGAATTACGAGGCGATGTAA
- a CDS encoding uracil-DNA glycosylase, producing MIPEPAPTVRELLAFYLEAGVDCTLAEEPIDRLAELDAPPPAPRVAPPVEPLRPVAAPTVLRGEAAPAPDVAIASAREAARTAPTLEALRELMQSFEGCALKHTATRLVFADGNPKARIMFVGEAPGRDEDIEGLPFVGRSGKLLDLMIGAIGLNRTTAYIANVIPWRPPGNRTPTPQETQICLPFIQRQIELVNPDVLVTLGNPSTQTLLSTREGIMRTRGRWFDYDTGQRTIRALPTFHPAYLLRSPSYKRLAWQDLRAVAKVLAGT from the coding sequence ATGATCCCCGAGCCCGCACCCACCGTTCGTGAGCTTCTCGCCTTCTATCTGGAGGCCGGTGTCGACTGCACGCTCGCGGAGGAACCAATCGACCGCCTGGCGGAATTAGATGCCCCGCCGCCGGCCCCGCGCGTGGCACCGCCGGTCGAGCCATTGCGGCCGGTCGCTGCGCCGACGGTCCTGCGCGGCGAAGCCGCCCCAGCGCCCGACGTCGCGATCGCTTCCGCACGCGAGGCCGCGCGGACCGCGCCGACGTTGGAGGCGCTGCGCGAGCTGATGCAGAGTTTTGAGGGCTGCGCGCTGAAGCATACCGCGACGCGGCTGGTGTTCGCCGACGGCAATCCTAAGGCGCGCATCATGTTTGTCGGCGAGGCGCCCGGGCGCGACGAGGACATCGAGGGACTGCCCTTCGTCGGACGCAGCGGCAAGCTGCTCGACCTCATGATCGGCGCGATCGGGCTCAACCGCACCACCGCCTACATCGCCAACGTCATTCCCTGGCGGCCGCCCGGCAATCGCACGCCGACGCCGCAGGAGACCCAAATCTGCCTGCCCTTCATCCAGCGCCAGATCGAGCTGGTGAATCCGGATGTGCTGGTGACGCTCGGCAATCCCTCGACGCAGACGCTGCTGTCGACGCGCGAAGGCATCATGCGCACCCGCGGCCGCTGGTTCGACTACGACACCGGCCAGCGCACCATCCGCGCGTTGCCGACATTTCACCCGGCGTACCTGCTCCGCTCGCCGTCTTACAAGCGGCTGGCCTGGCAGGATCTGCGCGCGGTCGCAAAGGTGCTGGCGGGCACGTGA
- a CDS encoding glycosyltransferase family 39 protein, with translation MRFTSLVIELIRARPRLIVWIAVLLQAAMWLFVALVFYRSPPGTLATLLAFGREYQVGTDLGPPLPIWLADIAYRAAGGHMFGVYVLAQLCEIATFIALFHLSRAVVGSQQAVLAVLLTMTVLAFSSSALDFGPLVLARPLWALLLLHSWQIIGQRHGNAWFAWSIEAGLLLLTTPAAIFLLLLIVVFAISTARGRRTLWGLDPLFALIVVAVLALPYAVWLMRAETLTMPALPQVSELSARALHAAWLLGGLVVGAAAIPALTFLNTGMFADKGEEAPIIYRPPVEPLARNFVYFFALAPPLGAVLISGLLGLESAAGGAGVVLVMSGLVVVVAAGDLIAMRRARMLRMVWAAAVVAPAIGVVLAVLVMPWTGTGEIATSMPARAISDFFDESFARRTNHRLRAVAGETQLASLITLHSGRPHLFIDADPARTPWMNQARFSETGGVVVWRASDTAGTPPPEILKRFPGIVPEVPRAFEWLVNGRQQLLRIGWAIVRPKGT, from the coding sequence ATGCGGTTTACCTCCCTGGTCATCGAGCTCATTCGCGCCCGGCCGCGGCTGATCGTGTGGATCGCCGTGTTGCTTCAGGCAGCGATGTGGCTGTTCGTGGCGCTGGTGTTCTACCGCAGCCCGCCCGGCACCCTTGCGACGCTGCTGGCTTTCGGCCGCGAGTACCAAGTCGGCACCGATCTCGGCCCTCCCTTGCCGATCTGGCTCGCCGACATTGCCTATCGCGCCGCCGGCGGTCACATGTTCGGCGTCTATGTGCTCGCCCAGCTCTGCGAGATCGCGACTTTCATCGCGCTCTTTCATCTGTCTCGCGCCGTGGTCGGCTCCCAGCAGGCCGTGCTCGCCGTGCTGCTGACCATGACCGTGCTGGCCTTCTCCTCGTCCGCGCTCGATTTCGGCCCGCTGGTGCTGGCGCGACCGCTTTGGGCGCTGCTGCTGCTGCACTCCTGGCAGATCATCGGCCAGCGCCACGGCAATGCCTGGTTCGCTTGGTCGATCGAAGCCGGCCTGTTGTTGCTCACCACGCCCGCCGCAATCTTCCTCCTCCTGCTGATCGTCGTCTTCGCGATCTCGACCGCGCGCGGCCGCAGGACGCTGTGGGGGCTCGATCCGCTGTTTGCGCTGATCGTCGTTGCCGTGCTGGCGCTGCCCTACGCGGTCTGGCTGATGCGGGCCGAGACGTTGACCATGCCGGCCTTGCCGCAGGTTTCGGAGCTTAGCGCCCGCGCTCTGCACGCAGCCTGGCTGCTCGGCGGGCTCGTGGTTGGGGCGGCGGCGATTCCGGCGCTGACCTTCCTCAACACTGGGATGTTCGCCGACAAGGGCGAGGAAGCGCCGATCATCTATCGCCCGCCGGTCGAGCCGCTCGCGCGCAACTTCGTCTATTTCTTCGCGCTGGCGCCGCCGCTCGGCGCGGTGCTGATCTCCGGTCTGCTTGGGCTGGAATCCGCCGCCGGCGGCGCCGGTGTCGTGCTCGTCATGTCCGGGCTTGTCGTGGTGGTTGCCGCAGGGGATCTCATCGCGATGCGCCGCGCGCGGATGCTGCGCATGGTATGGGCCGCCGCCGTCGTGGCGCCCGCCATCGGCGTCGTGCTCGCCGTCCTGGTCATGCCCTGGACCGGTACCGGCGAGATCGCGACCTCGATGCCGGCGCGCGCGATCTCCGATTTCTTCGACGAGAGCTTCGCCCGCCGCACCAACCATCGCCTGCGCGCGGTCGCCGGCGAGACCCAGCTTGCGAGCCTGATCACGCTGCATTCCGGGCGGCCGCATCTCTTCATCGACGCCGACCCGGCGCGCACGCCGTGGATGAATCAGGCCAGGTTCAGCGAGACCGGCGGCGTCGTGGTCTGGCGCGCCTCGGATACCGCCGGCACCCCGCCGCCGGAGATCCTCAAGCGCTTCCCCGGCATCGTGCCGGAAGTCCCGCGCGCCTTCGAATGGCTGGTGAACGGCCGCCAGCAACTGCTGCGCATCGGCTGGGCCATCGTGCGGCCGAAGGGGACTTAG